GGTAATACTGTTATTGTTCCTTGTTCCTCTATCAATTGGCAAGGTCAAGGCAATCAGACATGAGATAGATACAGCAGATATATTTGTTCTAGAGAAAAAAGGGTGAGAAATATGATAGCAAATACAAAACAATTAGATAATCCTAAAGATAAATATTTTGACTCCCTGAAATTTGCGTTCTATTGCATTACGCATCCACTAGATGGTTTCTGGGATCTGACTCACGAAAAGAGAGGAACTTATGCAGCTGCCAACACGATTCTTTTCCTTACACTTTTGATCCGTGTTCTCAAGCTGAGATTTACTAGTTTCCTTTTCATTCAGGTTTACTGGGAAGATTTGAATATTTTCCTCTACCTTGCAAGTATCCTCTTCCCATTGGCTCTTTGGGTTGTAGGTAACTGGGGACTTACCACTTTGTTTGATGGTAAAGGAAGGCTCGGACAGGTTTACATGGCTACATGCTATGCACTTACTCCTTATCCGCTCATCCAGTTCCCACTTATGATTTTCAGTAACTTTGTAACAGTAGACGAAGCCGAATTTTACAGCGTAGTAAGTGCTTTATCACTTGTCTGGGCAGCTCTTTTGGTAATAGCAGCCATGGGACAGATTCATGAGTACTCAGCCGGCAAGAACCTTTTGTTTACTGTAGCTACACTGTTTGCAATGCTAGTCATGATCTTTATTCTGATGATCTTCTTTAGCATGATTTCACAGGGAGTTGCGTATTTCATTTCCCTGGCAAAAGAATTGATGTTCCGAATGTAGGAATGAAGGGGTGACCAAGTTGAAAAA
The sequence above is a segment of the Butyrivibrio proteoclasticus B316 genome. Coding sequences within it:
- a CDS encoding Yip1 family protein, with the protein product MIANTKQLDNPKDKYFDSLKFAFYCITHPLDGFWDLTHEKRGTYAAANTILFLTLLIRVLKLRFTSFLFIQVYWEDLNIFLYLASILFPLALWVVGNWGLTTLFDGKGRLGQVYMATCYALTPYPLIQFPLMIFSNFVTVDEAEFYSVVSALSLVWAALLVIAAMGQIHEYSAGKNLLFTVATLFAMLVMIFILMIFFSMISQGVAYFISLAKELMFRM